The sequence below is a genomic window from Sulfuracidifex metallicus DSM 6482 = JCM 9184.
GAACTCTAACTCTCATTAACTGCCTCATTATTCTTTCGTCCGCAGCAATATCCATTATCCTTTTATGCATTCTCATTTCCCACTTCTCCCATTTCTTATGACCTTCACCGTGGGGTAATCTCATTATAGGCACTTGCATTGTCGACGATGGTAACGGAATAGGACCTCTCATACTTACTCCTGTCTTATCTACGATCGTCTTTATCTGTCCTACTACGTAATTTAAATCCTTTACATTAGTGCTCCAAAGTCTTATTCTTGCTTTAGAAGGCATATATCATAACACCTCGACTAAAAAGAAAACAGAAAAATAAAAGGTTATATATATCTCCCTCATTACTTGATCTCTATTTTTGCGGGAGTAACATCGTTTATAACTCCTACTCCTACAGTCTTACCCATATCTCTCATTGCAAACCTTCCTAATGGTGGGAACTCATTAAACTTCTCTGCGCATAGAGGCTTAATTGGCTTCATCTTCACTATAGCTACGTCTCCTTGCTTGATGAACTTTGGATTCTTCTCTACTTCCTTACCAGTTTTTGGATCTAACTTTGACACTATTTCTGATATTCTACAAGCTACGCTAGCAGTATGCAGATGTAAGACTGGAGTATATCCCTCAGGCAGCGCTGTAGGATGCCATACTACTATTATTCTAGCTGTAAACTCGTCAGCTACTGTTGGAGGCTTGTCTGGATGACCGGCAACGTCACCTCTCTTTATGTCTTTCTTTTCAACGCCTCTTATGTTAAATCCAATGTTATCTCCAGGCTCAGCCTTGTCTATTCTAGTATAGTGAGTCTCAATTGATCTCACATCTCCTACTTTTCCTGCCGGCATGAAAACCACCTTATCGTTGACCTTCAATACACCAGTTTCTACTCTACCTACTGGTACTGTTCCTACACCTGACTTGGAATACACTTCCTGAATTGGTATCCTTAGAGGCTTATCTACTGGCTTAGGAGGTACTTCTAGCATATCTAGACAGTCTTCAATAGTGGGTCCGTTATACCATGACATATGCTCTGAACGACTAGTAACGTTTTCTCCTGTCGGTGCTACTATCGGAACGAACTTAACTTTGTTCATGTTGAAGCCAAAACCTTTCATGAATTTGGTTAGAGTATCTACTACTTCATTGAACCTCTTTTGATCATAAGGTGTATCAGTTAAGTCCATCTTGTTTACTGCTACTATCATTTGGTCAATTCCCATAGTCTTTGCTAATATTATGTGCTCCCTAGTCTGACCTTCAGCGCTCATACCTGATTCGAACTCACCCTTCTTAGCTGAGATTGCTAGAATTGCTGCATCTGCTTGGCTTGCACCAGTAATCATGTTCTTTACGAAGTCTCTGTGCCCAGGAGCATCAATTATAGTGAAGAAGTACTTCTTGGTCTCAAACTTCATGAAAGTTAAGTTAATTGTAACTCCTCTTTCTCTTTCTTCCTTTAATCTATCTAGTAGAAATGCATACTTCTCTGTTTCTTTACCTAACTTCTTAGCAGCTTCCTCAGCTTCCTTCACTGTTTTCTCATCTAGAAATCCTCTATCCATCAGTAACCTTCCAACTAGAGTACTCTTACCATGATCTACGTGTCCTATTACGATCAAATTAAGATGAGGCTTTTGCGACATTTATCACACACTCTTAAGGCTTCTATACTGCAGGTAATAAAAAATTACCTAGAGCTTAAGGCTATCCTTTCTATCTCTTCTTTCTTCTTTACTGCGAAGCTCCTGTTGTCGTTATTATATGCAGCAATTATTTCGTCTGCCAAAGCTTCTTCAATAGGTTTAGCATTATTGAATGCAGCATCCTTAGCACCCGTAACGAGATGTCTTAATGCCATATCCACCCTTCTCTGTGGGGCAACGTCGACTGCAACGTAGTATACAATACCTCCGTACATTATCCTTGTTACTTCTTCTCGTGGAGAACTATTTTCTATAGCCCTAACTAGAACTTGAATAGGGTTCTCTCCAGTTCTTTCATGAATTAGATCGAAGGTCATTTTAACAATGTTGTAAGCTAGTTGTTTTTTGCCCTTATTTCTGCCTGGCCTCATTACGTTGTTTATTAGCCTTTCTACTATAGATATTCTAGACTTACCGAATCTTCTGTGTTCATGCCTTCCTCCAGAATGGGGCAAATAAACTGGCATTAATGGGATATATCTCTTTAGACTAGGATCTCTAACTTCAACCTTGTTATCCCATTTACCGAAAACCTTTATTTGAATGGGCGTAATTTCCGCTGATTCCATACGATCTTACCAACCTATAACTAAATCGACTGGATATTTAAGTTTATGAAGGTTAATGGTAAATATGAATAGAATGGACAACAATGAAGATTTAGCTAGAGTGACGAACGTAGACGCCTTCTTTATACCAATATACAATTCACCCGCAATAGTTTGTTATTTAGATGATAACAGACAGTTTATGTTATCTAATGTACCAGTTGAGATTGTACTTGCAATTAGAAAGTTGAACAACAAAGACGGAATAATTGAAGAAAGAGAGAACGTTTTTGATATTTTAAATTTTATACCAGAAGTAAAAGATAATTTGGAAAAACACATAGAAAAAGTAGTAATTGATCAGCTAAATGAAAAGATAGGAGTTTATTCCGCCTCAATTGAGCTAAAATTTGGAGATTCAATAGTAATTGAGAAAAGAATGATTCCTAGCCACGCCGTCTTTTTGGCCTTACTTACTAAAAAGCCAATATATGTTAGAAGAAATTTAGTTGATGAACAAGAAAATGAGGATAAAGGAGAAAGTTGATTATATAAGGAACACATATTTGTATATTTTACCTAGAAGGTTTCTGTTTTTTGCCTTTATATAGAGCATCTAAAGATACTCCGTTGACCATTATTACCTTGAACCTAACACCTGGAAGATCACCCATAGACCTACCTAATGTTCCTCCTATACCAGCTATAATGACCTCATCATGTTCATCTATGAAATTTACACCGCCGTCTCCGGGGACAAACGCAGTTACTACTCTTCCGTTCTTCACCAACTGAACTCTCACACACTTTCTTACAGCTGAATTAGGTTGCCTAGACTCTATTCCAACTTTCTCTAGAACAACACCCCTAGCCATAGGAGCTCCTTCCAGTGGATCAAATTTCTCCTTCAGCGCCATCATCCTTATCTTGAACTTTCTTTGATTCCATCTGAATCTTAGCCTCTTAAGCTTCAACTTTCTTGCTGCGTATATTCCTTTTGGCGATTTATTGCCTGCCATTCACTTCACCTTATACTATAACCACATTGTCAATATCCATATACCTCTTTAAAATTAGCTTAGCCCTTACAACATTCTTTCCACTTCTACCTATTGCAATACCCTTATCTTGTGGATCAACAGTTACGTAAACAGATTTCTTAGAATCACTATTAACAAGTCTTATGCTTCTGACTCTAGCCGGAGCCATTAGAAACTTAACCATATCGTCTAAGTTATCACTATAGGCAACAATTTCAACGTCCTTTCCTAACGAGTTCTTCAATTTTCTTACATTAAGACCATTTTTACCAATGGCCATCCCCATATCTTTGCTGTCCACCAAAAATATTATCCTATTGTTTTCCTGATCTATTATACAATCTTTAACTGCGGCCTTTGTAATATCCTGAAATAAAGAAATATATCGCATTTCTTCTGGGGTTAGCCTAATTTCTGGCAGATCATCCACCCCTTCCTAGTTCCAAAATCTTAGAACTACCTTCTTCCTCAACTCCTATAGCTGATACTATAAATGGCCTTCCAGTCAGAGTTCCTAAATCCCATCCGCTTCCTGCATACTCGTAAAATGGAATGCCAGATACTTTTGCGAGATAAATAATGTCATCTTTTATATCTTCACGTAAAGTTGATGCTATTATTATCATCTTCAACTTACCTGTCTTTAGCATTTTGATACAGTTCCTTGATCCTAAAACTACTTTTCCAGTTTTTAAAAGAACTTTTAATTCTCCTTCAAATGACAACTGTTGAGACAACATTTATCACCCTAAACTTGGTTTCATCATTAATTCTACCATACCAGTACCCAGTTTAATAGGATGCCCTATAATAATGTTTTCTACTACTCCTCTAAACTCTTCCATGTCACCACGGGCTGCTGAGTCTAGAAGATGTTTAACTGTAACCTCGAATGCAGCCCTAGCTAAAACGCTTGTTTTCTCTCCGCTAACTCCATGACGACCTATCTGTCTTATGATTCCTGTTCTAGTCATTATGTCTGCCACTAACATTATGTGCCTTATATCTACGTCTAGACCTTGTTCATCAAGTACTCTTTTAATTTCCTTTATTATCATTTCCCTTCCTGCTTCTATGCCTAAAGTTTCCTCAACCTCATGAACGTTATTAGTTTCTACACGACTCTGATCGACGCCCTTTACAGAGAGTACTCCCTCTAGGTTAGACCCGTCGGTTATAATTACAAATTCGTCTCCTCTCTTCTGGACTATAGCCCTTTTAATTCCTTTGATGCCTTTAATCTTAGCACTGAGAATCTTCTCTCTCATTTTGAAGAGGGCAGTTACGCTGTCTATATCATTAAAAGTAATTGACACAGAGTTGTCATCTATATCCTCTATGGTAACGTCACCAAGCTTTAACTTTGATAGAACTTTCTTCACTTCATCTATAGTTATACCCTTATCGGAAAGCATGTCCACATCAAACTCAAAGGTTATGGACATAGATGCAATATCTATGCTCGTGGAGCTTACAACGTT
It includes:
- the rpsJ gene encoding 30S ribosomal protein S10 — protein: MPSKARIRLWSTNVKDLNYVVGQIKTIVDKTGVSMRGPIPLPSSTMQVPIMRLPHGEGHKKWEKWEMRMHKRIMDIAADERIMRQLMRVRVPEDVYIEIELI
- the tuf gene encoding translation elongation factor EF-1 subunit alpha, with amino-acid sequence MSQKPHLNLIVIGHVDHGKSTLVGRLLMDRGFLDEKTVKEAEEAAKKLGKETEKYAFLLDRLKEERERGVTINLTFMKFETKKYFFTIIDAPGHRDFVKNMITGASQADAAILAISAKKGEFESGMSAEGQTREHIILAKTMGIDQMIVAVNKMDLTDTPYDQKRFNEVVDTLTKFMKGFGFNMNKVKFVPIVAPTGENVTSRSEHMSWYNGPTIEDCLDMLEVPPKPVDKPLRIPIQEVYSKSGVGTVPVGRVETGVLKVNDKVVFMPAGKVGDVRSIETHYTRIDKAEPGDNIGFNIRGVEKKDIKRGDVAGHPDKPPTVADEFTARIIVVWHPTALPEGYTPVLHLHTASVACRISEIVSKLDPKTGKEVEKNPKFIKQGDVAIVKMKPIKPLCAEKFNEFPPLGRFAMRDMGKTVGVGVINDVTPAKIEIK
- a CDS encoding 30S ribosomal protein S7, whose amino-acid sequence is MESAEITPIQIKVFGKWDNKVEVRDPSLKRYIPLMPVYLPHSGGRHEHRRFGKSRISIVERLINNVMRPGRNKGKKQLAYNIVKMTFDLIHERTGENPIQVLVRAIENSSPREEVTRIMYGGIVYYVAVDVAPQRRVDMALRHLVTGAKDAAFNNAKPIEEALADEIIAAYNNDNRSFAVKKKEEIERIALSSR
- a CDS encoding DUF151 domain-containing protein, which encodes MDNNEDLARVTNVDAFFIPIYNSPAIVCYLDDNRQFMLSNVPVEIVLAIRKLNNKDGIIEERENVFDILNFIPEVKDNLEKHIEKVVIDQLNEKIGVYSASIELKFGDSIVIEKRMIPSHAVFLALLTKKPIYVRRNLVDEQENEDKGES
- a CDS encoding 30S ribosomal protein S12, which gives rise to MAGNKSPKGIYAARKLKLKRLRFRWNQRKFKIRMMALKEKFDPLEGAPMARGVVLEKVGIESRQPNSAVRKCVRVQLVKNGRVVTAFVPGDGGVNFIDEHDEVIIAGIGGTLGRSMGDLPGVRFKVIMVNGVSLDALYKGKKQKPSR
- a CDS encoding NusA-like transcription termination signal-binding factor — encoded protein: MPEIRLTPEEMRYISLFQDITKAAVKDCIIDQENNRIIFLVDSKDMGMAIGKNGLNVRKLKNSLGKDVEIVAYSDNLDDMVKFLMAPARVRSIRLVNSDSKKSVYVTVDPQDKGIAIGRSGKNVVRAKLILKRYMDIDNVVIV
- a CDS encoding 50S ribosomal protein L30e gives rise to the protein MSQQLSFEGELKVLLKTGKVVLGSRNCIKMLKTGKLKMIIIASTLREDIKDDIIYLAKVSGIPFYEYAGSGWDLGTLTGRPFIVSAIGVEEEGSSKILELGRGG
- the rpoA2 gene encoding DNA-directed RNA polymerase subunit A'' → MNPEMENYLKERLSQLEKIVPPKILQDIENGIRNTDMELRMEEIDKILNLAVNEYEKELVNSGESVGVVAAQSIGEPGTQMTLRTFHYAGVRELNVTLGLPRLIEIVDSKKTPSTPMMTIYLTDEYKSDRDKALEVAKRLEYTRVENVVSSTSIDIASMSITFEFDVDMLSDKGITIDEVKKVLSKLKLGDVTIEDIDDNSVSITFNDIDSVTALFKMREKILSAKIKGIKGIKRAIVQKRGDEFVIITDGSNLEGVLSVKGVDQSRVETNNVHEVEETLGIEAGREMIIKEIKRVLDEQGLDVDIRHIMLVADIMTRTGIIRQIGRHGVSGEKTSVLARAAFEVTVKHLLDSAARGDMEEFRGVVENIIIGHPIKLGTGMVELMMKPSLG